Proteins from a genomic interval of Kitasatospora herbaricolor:
- a CDS encoding ABC transporter substrate-binding protein: protein MTHHRPRRPAGPRRTAGRTAAAPSAAALAAAALLLSTVGCAATGSAEGAGDAASGGRGGTLVIGATGKLPNPDTVIGGAGFEGKRLVSFQLYEGLTRYDLSTTDAPPEITGALAETWTVAADARTWTFTLRKGVKFQDGTPFDADAVVFNLDRYLAKGSEFYTDALGAAAKEYAGGIVQYRKTDADHVELVTKDPNGHFPEDLAHVLIASPTAVRRTGSAGFAQHPVGTGPFAFASQTEGQQIELVANKDYWRGAPKLDKLVIKPLPDVAARTAALRSGGVNWIEYPNPDDIDSLKAEGARIATNSYDHLWYWILDGSKAPWNDPRVRQAANYAVDRKAIAEKLLHGTADPAYQAAPRATFAYDPAGDLYSYDPAKARQLLAEAGRADGFTTSVTVPTAGSGNLLPVPITEAIQRDLAAVGIKVEIRTTDWSTLIGAEAKGEVALGSDAVAQSTTLFQSEALLPLFIGSKSPFWTGHYSNPKVDQLLGSAAASPDRAVRRADYRSALAQVTQDAPWLFVVNDRNPRALSPKVRGLVQPQSWFLDLTTVWVGK from the coding sequence ATGACGCACCATCGTCCGAGACGTCCCGCCGGGCCCCGCCGCACCGCGGGCCGGACCGCCGCCGCACCGTCCGCCGCCGCACTGGCCGCCGCCGCGCTGCTGCTGAGCACGGTCGGCTGCGCAGCCACCGGCAGCGCGGAGGGGGCCGGCGACGCGGCCTCCGGCGGCCGCGGCGGCACCCTCGTGATCGGCGCCACCGGCAAGCTGCCCAACCCCGACACCGTCATCGGCGGCGCCGGTTTCGAGGGCAAGCGACTGGTCAGCTTCCAGCTCTACGAGGGCCTCACCCGCTACGACCTGTCGACGACGGACGCCCCGCCGGAGATCACCGGCGCGCTGGCCGAGACCTGGACGGTCGCCGCCGACGCCAGGACCTGGACCTTCACCCTGCGCAAGGGCGTGAAGTTCCAGGACGGCACTCCGTTCGACGCCGACGCCGTGGTCTTCAACCTGGACCGCTACCTCGCCAAGGGCAGCGAGTTCTACACCGACGCCCTCGGCGCCGCGGCCAAGGAGTACGCGGGCGGCATCGTCCAGTACCGCAAGACCGACGCCGACCACGTGGAGCTGGTCACCAAGGACCCGAACGGCCACTTCCCCGAGGACCTCGCGCACGTCCTGATCGCCAGCCCCACCGCAGTGCGCCGTACCGGATCGGCCGGCTTCGCCCAGCACCCGGTCGGCACCGGTCCGTTCGCCTTCGCCTCGCAGACCGAGGGGCAGCAGATCGAACTGGTCGCGAACAAGGACTACTGGCGCGGGGCACCCAAGCTCGACAAGCTGGTGATCAAGCCGCTGCCGGACGTCGCCGCCCGTACCGCGGCCCTGCGCTCCGGCGGCGTGAACTGGATCGAGTACCCCAACCCGGACGACATCGACAGCCTCAAGGCCGAGGGTGCGCGGATCGCCACCAACAGCTACGACCACCTCTGGTACTGGATCCTGGACGGCTCGAAGGCGCCGTGGAACGACCCCCGGGTGCGGCAGGCGGCCAACTACGCCGTCGACCGCAAGGCCATCGCGGAGAAGCTGCTGCACGGCACGGCCGACCCCGCCTACCAGGCCGCGCCCCGGGCGACCTTCGCCTACGACCCGGCGGGTGACCTCTACTCCTACGACCCGGCCAAGGCCAGGCAGTTGCTGGCCGAGGCCGGCCGCGCCGACGGGTTCACCACCTCGGTGACCGTGCCGACCGCGGGCTCGGGCAACCTGCTGCCGGTGCCGATCACCGAGGCGATCCAGCGCGACCTCGCCGCGGTGGGCATCAAGGTCGAGATCCGGACCACCGACTGGTCCACCCTGATCGGCGCGGAGGCGAAGGGCGAGGTCGCCCTCGGCTCGGACGCCGTCGCCCAGTCGACCACGCTGTTCCAGTCCGAGGCGCTGCTCCCGCTGTTCATCGGCAGCAAGAGCCCCTTCTGGACGGGCCACTACAGCAACCCGAAGGTGGACCAGCTGCTCGGTTCGGCGGCCGCCTCGCCGGACCGGGCGGTGCGCCGGGCCGACTACCGGAGTGCCCTGGCGCAGGTCACCCAGGACGCGCCGTGGCTGTTCGTGGTCAACGACCGCAACCCGCGGGCGCTTTCGCCCAAGGTGCGGGGCCTGGTGCAGCCGCAGTCCTGGTTCCTCGACCTCACCACGGTGTGGGTCGGGAAGTAG
- a CDS encoding ABC transporter ATP-binding protein yields MTPAPASPAARLLIDDLAVGYPTPDGPVRAVDGVSLTVAAGDALVLLGESGSGKSTVARTVLGLPGRTARVTGRVRLDGTDLTALDERALGRVRGRRIGYLPQDPAGALDPLRRIGPQLVEVLLRHRRAANRRAARTAAAALLARAGLPDPDRVARSRPHELSGGLRQRAALALALCGDPGLLVADEPTTALDALVQAEVLDRLAALRAEQGLALLLVTHDLAVARRVGGAVAVMRAGRIVETGPAQQVLARPAHPFTAALVAAQPGAGR; encoded by the coding sequence ATGACCCCGGCCCCCGCCTCGCCCGCCGCCCGGCTCCTGATCGACGACCTCGCGGTCGGCTATCCCACCCCCGACGGCCCGGTCCGGGCGGTGGACGGCGTTTCGCTGACCGTCGCGGCCGGGGACGCGCTCGTCCTGCTCGGCGAGTCCGGCAGCGGCAAGAGCACCGTCGCCCGCACCGTCCTCGGCCTGCCCGGCCGGACGGCCCGGGTCACCGGACGGGTCCGGCTCGACGGCACCGACCTGACGGCCCTGGACGAACGCGCCCTCGGCCGGGTCCGCGGCCGCCGGATCGGCTACCTCCCGCAGGACCCGGCCGGCGCGCTGGACCCGCTGCGCCGGATCGGCCCCCAGCTGGTCGAAGTCCTGCTCCGGCACCGCAGGGCCGCGAACCGCAGGGCGGCCCGGACGGCCGCCGCCGCCCTGCTCGCCCGGGCCGGCCTCCCCGACCCGGACCGGGTCGCCCGGAGCCGTCCGCACGAACTCTCCGGCGGCCTGCGTCAGCGCGCCGCGCTGGCCCTCGCGCTCTGCGGTGACCCCGGCCTGCTTGTCGCGGACGAGCCGACCACCGCCCTCGACGCCCTCGTCCAGGCGGAGGTGCTGGACCGGCTGGCCGCCCTGCGCGCCGAGCAGGGTCTCGCCCTGCTGCTGGTCACCCACGACCTCGCGGTCGCCCGCCGGGTGGGCGGGGCGGTGGCCGTGATGCGGGCCGGGCGCATCGTCGAGACCGGCCCGGCCCAGCAGGTGCTCGCCCGGCCGGCGCACCCGTTCACCGCAGCCCTGGTGGCCGCGCAGCCGGGAGCCGGCCGATGA
- a CDS encoding Dyp-type peroxidase, with translation MTPPAGQPARSPAAPPIADLQAVLSPLTSAAVFLVATVTAGGEGTVRELLPELAGLRRSVGSRVPAAGLTCVTSVGAALWTRMFAGPRPAGLHPFRELVGARHRAVSTPGDLLLHIRAERMDLCFELAAQVVDRLAGAATVVDEVHGFKYFDERDLMGFVDGTENPAGRAAEEAVVIGAEDPDFAGGSYVIVQRYVHDMKAWNALPVEEQERVIGRTKSANIELDDEAKPANSHVALNSVNAPDGSQLQILRDNMPYGTVGRGEFGTYFIAYSRTPAVTEEMLRNMFLGKPPGNYDRILDFSTPVTGSLFFTPSAALLGDLPGPPAEQTRGRHRTDPPAGPDPGPDPAPDLVPGPGTGPGPASAPDRAPAPVPAGADGSLGIGSLKRSTAR, from the coding sequence ATGACGCCGCCCGCGGGCCAGCCGGCCCGGAGCCCCGCCGCCCCGCCGATCGCCGACCTCCAGGCCGTGCTCAGCCCGCTCACCAGCGCCGCCGTGTTCCTGGTGGCCACGGTCACGGCCGGGGGCGAGGGAACCGTCCGTGAGCTGCTGCCCGAGCTGGCCGGGCTGCGCAGATCGGTCGGCTCCCGCGTCCCCGCCGCCGGGCTGACCTGCGTCACCAGCGTGGGCGCGGCGCTCTGGACGCGGATGTTCGCGGGCCCGCGCCCGGCGGGTCTGCACCCCTTCCGGGAACTCGTCGGCGCCCGGCACCGCGCCGTCTCCACCCCGGGCGACCTGCTCCTGCACATCCGCGCCGAACGGATGGACCTCTGCTTCGAGCTGGCCGCCCAGGTCGTCGACCGGCTGGCCGGTGCGGCCACCGTGGTGGACGAGGTGCACGGCTTCAAGTACTTCGACGAGCGGGACCTGATGGGCTTCGTCGACGGCACCGAGAACCCGGCCGGCCGGGCCGCCGAGGAGGCCGTCGTCATCGGGGCGGAGGACCCGGACTTCGCCGGCGGCAGCTACGTGATCGTGCAGCGCTACGTCCACGACATGAAGGCCTGGAACGCCCTGCCGGTGGAGGAGCAGGAGCGGGTGATCGGCCGCACCAAGTCCGCCAACATCGAGCTGGACGACGAGGCCAAGCCCGCCAACTCCCACGTCGCGCTCAACTCGGTGAACGCCCCCGACGGCTCGCAGCTGCAGATCCTGCGCGACAACATGCCGTACGGGACGGTCGGGCGGGGCGAGTTCGGCACGTACTTCATCGCCTACTCCCGCACCCCGGCGGTGACCGAGGAGATGCTGCGCAACATGTTCCTCGGCAAGCCGCCGGGCAACTACGACCGCATCCTGGACTTCTCCACCCCCGTCACCGGGTCGCTCTTCTTCACCCCCTCGGCCGCCCTGCTCGGCGACCTGCCCGGGCCGCCGGCCGAACAGACGCGAGGCCGGCACCGCACCGACCCGCCGGCCGGGCCGGACCCCGGGCCGGATCCCGCGCCGGACCTCGTGCCCGGCCCCGGAACCGGGCCCGGCCCGGCATCCGCACCCGACCGCGCGCCCGCGCCCGTACCCGCCGGCGCGGACGGCTCGCTCGGAATCGGCAGTCTGAAAAGGAGCACCGCCCGATGA
- a CDS encoding family 1 encapsulin nanocompartment shell protein — MNNLHRELAPISAAAWAEIEEEARRTFKLHVAGRRVVDLQGPEGETLAAVGIGHLEDIAPPVEGVTAHARRSKPVVELRVPFAVDRRAVDDVERGAKDSDWQPVKDAALTMARAEDRVVFDGYRPAAIAGIRESSSNPALTLPADVRDYPNTVSRALTALRLAGVNGPYSLLLGAEAYTAVNETSDHGYPVHNHLARLLDGEIIWAPAIEGALLLSTRGGDYELHLGQDLAIGYHAHDDQSVQLYLQESLTFLMHTAEAVVTLDQSGPA; from the coding sequence ATGAACAACCTGCATCGTGAACTCGCCCCGATCTCCGCCGCCGCCTGGGCCGAGATCGAGGAGGAGGCCAGGCGCACCTTCAAGCTGCACGTCGCCGGGCGGCGGGTGGTCGACCTGCAAGGGCCGGAGGGCGAGACGCTGGCGGCCGTCGGCATCGGCCACCTGGAGGACATCGCCCCGCCGGTCGAGGGCGTCACCGCGCACGCCCGGCGCTCCAAGCCGGTGGTGGAGCTGCGGGTGCCGTTCGCGGTCGACCGGCGGGCCGTTGACGACGTTGAACGCGGCGCCAAGGACTCCGACTGGCAGCCCGTCAAGGACGCCGCCCTGACCATGGCCCGGGCCGAGGACCGGGTGGTCTTCGACGGCTACCGGCCCGCCGCGATCGCCGGCATCCGGGAGAGTTCCTCCAACCCGGCGCTGACCCTGCCGGCCGACGTCCGGGACTACCCGAACACCGTCAGCCGCGCGCTGACCGCGCTCCGGCTGGCCGGCGTCAACGGCCCGTACTCGCTGCTGCTCGGCGCCGAGGCCTACACCGCCGTCAACGAGACCTCCGACCACGGCTACCCGGTGCACAACCACCTGGCCCGGCTGCTCGACGGCGAGATCATCTGGGCGCCCGCGATCGAGGGCGCGCTGCTGCTCTCCACCCGGGGCGGCGACTACGAACTGCACCTCGGCCAGGACCTGGCGATCGGCTACCACGCGCACGACGACCAGAGCGTGCAGCTCTACCTCCAGGAGTCGCTGACCTTCCTGATGCACACGGCGGAGGCGGTCGTCACCCTGGACCAGAGCGGCCCGGCCTGA
- a CDS encoding helix-turn-helix domain-containing protein — protein MPLHPDAPAPARTSGPSRAPVPARTPTRPAAAAGTRSPAPAHGQELGAFLRAHRELLKPADVGLTATSRRRTPGLRREEVASLSGVGLAWYTWLEQGRVAASRQVLEAVARTLRLDPPALRHALRLAGFHEPAGPPTGAADRAALGAAVRPVLDSWPASPAVLLDRYFDLLAWNSAWSAVWGAPEAVSEERRNLMWLMVADRRLRSAVHDWEPLAMNVFQHFRAQAGPAVADPRTTELYHRLDQDVPELRHWWGCRSVAELTARTVTVELPGAGPVRLSLSSFRPVDDPSALVLLLTPVTAQDAARVTARAAAAQAPAGAASPAGGEDRAGVRPGRSGPG, from the coding sequence ATGCCGCTACACCCCGATGCCCCGGCCCCCGCCCGCACCTCCGGGCCGTCCCGTGCCCCCGTCCCGGCCCGCACCCCGACTCGTCCGGCCGCCGCGGCCGGCACCCGGAGCCCGGCCCCCGCCCACGGACAGGAACTGGGCGCCTTCCTCCGGGCCCACCGCGAACTGCTCAAGCCCGCCGACGTCGGCCTGACCGCGACCTCCCGCCGGCGCACCCCGGGCCTGCGACGGGAGGAGGTGGCCTCGCTCTCCGGGGTGGGCCTGGCCTGGTACACCTGGCTGGAGCAGGGCCGGGTGGCGGCCTCCCGGCAGGTGCTGGAGGCGGTCGCCCGTACGCTGCGGCTGGACCCGCCCGCGCTGCGGCACGCGCTGCGACTGGCGGGCTTCCACGAACCGGCCGGCCCGCCGACCGGGGCCGCCGACCGCGCCGCGCTGGGCGCGGCCGTCCGCCCGGTGCTGGACTCCTGGCCGGCCAGCCCGGCGGTGCTGCTGGACCGTTACTTCGACCTGCTCGCCTGGAACTCCGCCTGGAGCGCCGTGTGGGGTGCGCCCGAGGCCGTCTCCGAGGAGCGGCGCAACCTGATGTGGCTGATGGTCGCGGACCGGCGGCTGCGCAGCGCCGTGCACGACTGGGAGCCGCTGGCGATGAACGTCTTCCAGCACTTCCGGGCCCAGGCCGGGCCGGCCGTCGCCGATCCGCGCACCACCGAGCTGTACCACCGTCTCGACCAGGACGTACCGGAGTTGCGGCACTGGTGGGGCTGCCGGTCGGTCGCGGAGCTGACCGCCCGTACGGTCACCGTGGAACTGCCGGGCGCCGGGCCGGTCCGGCTGTCGCTGTCCTCGTTCCGGCCGGTCGACGACCCGTCGGCGCTGGTCCTGCTGCTCACCCCGGTGACCGCCCAGGACGCCGCCCGGGTTACCGCCCGGGCGGCCGCGGCGCAGGCGCCGGCGGGTGCGGCGTCCCCGGCCGGCGGGGAGGACCGGGCCGGGGTCAGGCCGGGCCGCTCTGGTCCAGGGTGA
- a CDS encoding FMN reductase — MDALKLVVVSAGLSKPSSTRMLADRLAASTARRSGAGRVEVQVIELRDLATGIAENLVTGFPGAALREAVEAVALADGLIAVTPIFSASYSGLFKSFFDVIDNDALTGKPVLIAATGGTGRHSLALEHAVRPLFSYLRAIVVPTAVYAATDDWGSGGDAHTDELPARIDRAAGELAGLMDRRPVVPELAAAVVPFAEQLAALRV, encoded by the coding sequence ATGGACGCCCTGAAACTCGTGGTCGTCTCGGCCGGGCTGAGCAAGCCCTCCTCGACCCGCATGCTGGCGGACCGTCTCGCCGCCTCCACGGCGCGCCGGTCGGGGGCCGGCCGGGTCGAGGTGCAGGTGATCGAGCTGCGGGACCTGGCCACCGGGATCGCGGAGAACCTCGTCACCGGGTTCCCGGGGGCGGCGCTGCGCGAGGCCGTCGAGGCGGTGGCACTGGCGGACGGCCTGATCGCGGTGACGCCGATCTTCTCCGCCTCCTACAGCGGCCTGTTCAAGTCGTTCTTCGACGTGATCGACAACGACGCGCTGACCGGCAAGCCGGTGCTGATCGCGGCCACCGGCGGGACGGGCCGGCACTCGCTCGCACTGGAGCACGCCGTCCGGCCGCTGTTCAGCTACCTGCGGGCGATCGTCGTCCCGACGGCCGTCTACGCGGCGACCGATGACTGGGGCAGCGGCGGGGACGCGCACACCGACGAGCTGCCGGCCCGGATCGACCGGGCGGCAGGGGAGCTGGCGGGCCTGATGGACCGCCGGCCGGTGGTGCCCGAGCTGGCCGCCGCGGTGGTCCCGTTCGCCGAGCAGCTGGCGGCGCTCCGGGTCTGA
- a CDS encoding ABC transporter permease, which yields MTGPRPVRARLRRPARPRPSRSALLRTGGRALPAVLALLVVLVAVVAPLLAPYDPAAGSLHERLLDPGAPGHPLGTDGQGRDMLSRLLLGARPSLACGIVPVAVATLAGTALGVTAGLGGRVTEQVLLRALDVLYAFPGILLAIAIATLLKGGAGTTVLALSVVLTPAVARVAFTEARRIRSAEYLEAARVSGAGPAVLALRQVLPVVAPVVLVYSSSLVGLAVVYAAGLSLLGIGVAPPVAEWGAMLDELRPSLLTHPWIAVQPALTVLAASVVFNTLGEALRHRIGGELHDTGGPHHASGPHDTDGASASRGRHPAPEAAR from the coding sequence ATGACCGGCCCGCGTCCCGTCCGGGCCCGCCTCCGGCGGCCGGCCCGGCCCCGTCCCTCTCGGTCGGCGCTGCTGCGGACGGGCGGCCGGGCGCTGCCCGCCGTCCTCGCCCTGCTGGTGGTGCTGGTGGCCGTCGTCGCACCGCTGCTCGCCCCCTACGACCCGGCGGCCGGCTCGCTGCACGAGCGGCTGCTCGACCCCGGCGCCCCCGGACACCCGCTCGGCACCGACGGGCAGGGCCGGGACATGCTCAGCCGGCTGCTGCTGGGCGCGCGGCCGTCGCTGGCCTGCGGGATCGTGCCGGTGGCCGTCGCCACGCTGGCCGGCACCGCCCTCGGCGTCACCGCCGGGCTCGGCGGCCGGGTCACCGAACAGGTGCTGCTGCGCGCGCTGGACGTGCTCTACGCCTTCCCCGGGATCCTGTTGGCGATCGCGATCGCGACCCTGCTGAAGGGCGGCGCCGGCACCACCGTGCTCGCGCTGTCGGTCGTGCTCACCCCGGCGGTGGCCCGGGTGGCCTTCACCGAGGCGCGGCGGATCCGCTCCGCCGAGTACCTGGAGGCCGCCCGGGTCAGCGGCGCCGGGCCGGCCGTGCTCGCACTGCGGCAGGTGCTGCCGGTGGTGGCACCGGTCGTCCTGGTCTACAGCTCGTCGCTGGTCGGGCTGGCCGTCGTGTACGCGGCCGGGCTCTCCCTCCTCGGCATCGGGGTGGCGCCGCCGGTCGCCGAATGGGGCGCGATGCTCGACGAACTGCGGCCCAGCCTGCTGACCCATCCCTGGATCGCCGTCCAGCCGGCGCTGACCGTGCTCGCCGCCTCGGTGGTCTTCAACACCCTCGGCGAGGCCCTGCGCCACCGGATCGGCGGCGAACTCCACGACACCGGCGGACCGCACCACGCCTCCGGACCGCACGACACCGACGGCGCGTCGGCCTCTCGCGGCCGGCACCCCGCCCCGGAGGCCGCCCGATGA
- a CDS encoding ABC transporter ATP-binding protein, with protein sequence MSAGGPGSSPGGPGAARAGGAGTGRDPDRDPGRDPGRGPAPGPAPLLAVEQIVKRYPGGHLALDGVSLRIAAGGATGLVGESGSGKSTLARLVLGLLAPDAGTVRFAGQDPYRLRGRSARGVRARLQFVPQNPRGSLNPALRAGEAVAFALRVHGTPRPERAERVAELFRLVGLEPGLARRRPRELSGGQLQRVAIARALATGPDLVVCDEPTSALDRGVQARVVDLLTELRERTGLAYLFISHDLAVIRHLAEHVLVLRHGRVVEEGPAATLWDAPADPYTRALLAAATGRTAPAAPRPTPP encoded by the coding sequence ATGAGCGCGGGCGGACCGGGCTCCAGCCCCGGCGGACCGGGCGCTGCCCGGGCCGGCGGCGCCGGCACCGGTCGTGACCCCGACCGTGACCCTGGCCGTGATCCTGGCCGCGGCCCCGCGCCCGGCCCGGCACCGCTGCTGGCGGTCGAGCAGATCGTGAAGCGCTACCCGGGCGGGCACCTCGCCCTGGACGGCGTCAGCCTGCGGATCGCCGCCGGCGGGGCCACCGGCCTGGTCGGCGAGTCCGGCTCCGGCAAGTCCACGCTGGCCCGGCTCGTCCTCGGCCTGCTCGCGCCGGACGCGGGCACCGTGCGGTTCGCCGGGCAGGACCCGTACCGGTTGCGCGGCAGGTCGGCCCGGGGCGTCCGGGCCCGGCTCCAGTTCGTCCCGCAGAACCCGCGCGGCTCGCTGAACCCGGCCCTGCGGGCCGGCGAGGCCGTCGCCTTCGCCCTGCGGGTGCACGGCACCCCGCGACCGGAGCGGGCGGAGCGGGTCGCCGAGCTGTTCCGCCTGGTCGGCCTCGAACCCGGTCTGGCCCGGCGCCGCCCCCGCGAGCTGTCCGGCGGCCAACTGCAACGGGTGGCGATCGCCAGGGCCCTGGCGACCGGCCCCGACCTGGTGGTCTGCGACGAGCCGACCTCGGCGCTCGACCGCGGCGTCCAGGCCCGGGTGGTCGACCTGCTGACGGAGCTGCGCGAGCGCACCGGCCTGGCCTACCTGTTCATCTCCCACGACCTCGCGGTGATCCGGCACCTGGCGGAGCACGTGCTGGTGCTGCGGCACGGCCGGGTGGTCGAGGAGGGCCCGGCCGCCACGCTCTGGGACGCCCCCGCCGACCCGTACACCCGGGCCCTGCTCGCCGCCGCCACCGGCCGGACCGCCCCCGCGGCACCGCGGCCGACACCGCCCTGA
- a CDS encoding LLM class flavin-dependent oxidoreductase encodes MQFGVFTVGDVTPDPTSGRTPSEHERIKAMVAIALKAEEVGLDVFATGEHHNPPFVPSSPTTMLGFIAARTERIILSTSTTLITTNDPVKIAEDFAMLQHLAQGRVDLMMGRGNTGPVYPWFGQDIRQGIPLAIENYALLHRLWREDVVDWEGRFRTPLQSFTSTPRPLDGVPPFVWHGSIRSPEIAEQAAYYGDGFFANNIFWPKEHFKKLINLYRERYAHYGHGTAEQAVVGLGGQVFMRRNSQDAVREFRPYFDNAPVYGHGPSLEEFTDQTPLTVGSPQEVIEKTLAFRESFGDYQRQLFLMDHAGLPLKTVLEQLDLLGEEVVPVLRKEFAKGRPVEVPDGPTHEALVARQAAAAAPAAGSTVRPGTSTEAER; translated from the coding sequence ATGCAGTTCGGAGTCTTCACCGTCGGTGATGTCACGCCCGACCCCACCAGCGGCCGGACGCCGAGCGAGCACGAGCGGATCAAGGCGATGGTGGCGATCGCCCTGAAGGCGGAGGAGGTCGGGCTGGACGTCTTCGCGACCGGCGAGCACCACAACCCGCCGTTCGTGCCGTCCTCGCCGACCACCATGCTCGGCTTCATCGCCGCGCGGACCGAGCGGATCATCCTCTCCACGTCCACCACCCTGATCACCACCAACGACCCGGTGAAGATCGCCGAGGACTTCGCGATGCTCCAGCACCTCGCGCAGGGCCGGGTCGACCTGATGATGGGGCGCGGCAACACCGGGCCGGTCTACCCGTGGTTCGGCCAGGACATCCGCCAGGGCATACCGCTGGCGATCGAGAACTACGCGCTGCTGCACCGGCTGTGGCGGGAGGACGTGGTCGACTGGGAGGGCCGCTTCCGCACCCCGCTGCAGTCCTTCACCTCCACCCCGCGCCCGCTGGACGGCGTGCCGCCGTTCGTCTGGCACGGCTCGATCCGCAGCCCGGAGATCGCCGAGCAGGCCGCCTACTACGGGGACGGCTTCTTCGCCAACAACATCTTCTGGCCCAAGGAGCACTTCAAGAAGCTGATCAACCTCTACCGCGAGCGCTACGCGCACTACGGCCACGGCACCGCCGAGCAGGCCGTGGTGGGTCTGGGCGGCCAGGTCTTCATGCGCCGCAACTCCCAGGACGCGGTACGGGAGTTCCGCCCGTACTTCGACAACGCCCCGGTCTACGGCCACGGGCCGTCGCTGGAGGAGTTCACCGACCAGACCCCGCTCACCGTCGGCAGCCCGCAGGAGGTGATCGAGAAGACCCTCGCCTTCCGCGAGAGCTTCGGCGACTACCAGCGCCAGCTGTTCCTGATGGACCACGCCGGCCTGCCGCTGAAGACCGTCCTGGAGCAGCTCGACCTCTTGGGCGAGGAGGTCGTCCCCGTGCTGCGCAAGGAGTTCGCCAAGGGCCGGCCCGTCGAGGTGCCGGACGGTCCCACCCACGAGGCGCTGGTCGCCAGGCAGGCCGCCGCGGCCGCACCGGCCGCGGGCAGCACCGTCCGACCCGGAACGAGCACGGAAGCAGAGAGGTGA
- a CDS encoding ABC transporter permease: MRRFLLRRVLLAVPTLLGVTALVFATVALVPGDPLTAFLGPGAPPEARRELAERLGLDEPLPLRYAVWLGHAVRGDLGVSIAGQRPVLQLLLPAVGQTLLLTAAAFLLVLVGGVLLGALGAGRPRGAAGRLSGALGTLAVSAPQYSVALLLVALLAVRWRLLPAGGTHDAFGGGGTADLLRHLVLPAVAAAVVPLGLTARVFRAALGGVLAGDLADALRSRGLSRAAVLRHCVHNASPALLTIGGLQLAYLLEGVVFVETLFAWPGLGGLLYDALSARDLPVVQGGVLVVAVAFVGVNIVVDAAHALIDPRIRSPR, translated from the coding sequence ATGAGACGGTTCCTGCTCCGCAGGGTGCTGCTCGCCGTGCCCACCCTGCTCGGGGTCACCGCGCTGGTCTTCGCCACCGTCGCCCTCGTCCCCGGTGACCCGCTGACGGCCTTCCTCGGCCCCGGCGCGCCGCCCGAGGCCCGCCGGGAGCTCGCCGAACGCCTGGGCCTGGACGAGCCGTTGCCCCTCAGGTACGCCGTGTGGCTGGGGCACGCCGTCCGCGGCGACCTCGGCGTCTCGATCGCCGGTCAGCGTCCCGTCCTGCAGCTCCTGCTGCCCGCCGTCGGCCAGACCCTGCTGCTGACCGCGGCCGCCTTCCTGCTCGTCCTGGTGGGCGGCGTCCTGCTCGGCGCGCTCGGCGCCGGCCGGCCGCGCGGGGCCGCCGGCCGCCTCTCCGGCGCGCTCGGCACGCTGGCCGTGTCCGCCCCGCAGTACTCGGTCGCGCTGCTGCTGGTCGCGCTCCTCGCCGTCCGGTGGCGGCTGCTGCCCGCCGGCGGCACCCACGACGCCTTCGGCGGCGGCGGGACGGCCGACCTGCTGCGCCACCTCGTGCTGCCCGCCGTGGCGGCCGCCGTCGTCCCGCTCGGCCTGACCGCGCGGGTCTTCCGGGCCGCGCTCGGCGGCGTCCTGGCGGGCGACCTCGCGGACGCCCTGCGCTCCCGCGGCCTGAGCCGCGCCGCCGTCCTGCGGCACTGCGTGCACAACGCCTCCCCGGCCCTGCTCACCATCGGCGGGCTGCAACTCGCCTACCTGCTGGAGGGCGTGGTGTTCGTGGAGACCCTGTTCGCCTGGCCCGGCCTGGGCGGGCTGCTGTACGACGCGCTGTCGGCCCGCGACCTGCCGGTCGTCCAGGGCGGGGTGCTGGTCGTCGCGGTGGCCTTCGTGGGCGTGAACATCGTGGTCGACGCGGCGCACGCGCTGATCGACCCGCGGATCCGGAGCCCGCGATGA